The Humulus lupulus chromosome 3, drHumLupu1.1, whole genome shotgun sequence genome window below encodes:
- the LOC133825353 gene encoding uncharacterized mitochondrial protein AtMg00310-like, translated as MELADLLQMPRVKNDSTHLGLPLLMMKTKLRDMSFILNRVNSRVLAWKANLLSKAERTTLVQIVDSSLVLYVATLGSIPCSIQESVDKSLRSFWWGDTSTKRKVQTISWGKPFRPKLFGGLEFRSSKSINEAFMGKRAWEILSKKNGMRHDLVRAKYLKDGNLLTYNFKPFDSQLWKGIMKSVSLLQKGVCRRIGNGKTTSIWFDN; from the coding sequence ATGGAGCTAGCAGATCTCCTCCAAATGCCAAGAGTGAAAAATGATAGTACACATCTAGGGCTTCCTCTCCTAATGATGAAAACAAAATTGAGAGACATGTCATTTATCCTCAACAGAGTCAACTCAAGAGTCTTAGCTTGGAAAGCCAATCTACTATCAAAAGCGGAAAGAACAACTCTTGTTCAAATTGTGGATTCATCTCTAGTGTTGTATGTGGCAACATTAGGGTCGATTCCATGTTCCATCCAAGAATCAGTTGACAAATCTTTGAGATCATTTTGGTGGGGTGACACATCTACAAAGAGGAAAGTCCAGACAATTTCTTGGGGAAAACCTTTCCGTCCTAAGTTGTTTGGTGGGTTGGAATTTCGATCATCTAAATCCATCAATGAAGCTTTCATGGGAAAAAGGGCGTGGGAAATTCTTTCAAAGAAGAATGGTATGCGACATGATTTGGTTCGAGCCAAATACTTGAAGGATGGGAACCTCCTTACCTACAACTTCAAACCATTTGACTCTCAGCTTTGGAAGGGAATTATGAAATCTGTGAGCCTGCTGCAGAAAGGAGTTTGCAGAAGAATTGGAAATGGGAAAACAACTTCTATCTGGTTTGACAACTAG